From the Canis lupus dingo isolate Sandy chromosome 37, ASM325472v2, whole genome shotgun sequence genome, one window contains:
- the FZD7 gene encoding frizzled-7: MRGPGAAAARSPLGLCTLALALLGALPAGAGAQPYHGEKGISVPDHGFCQPISIPLCTDIAYNQTILPNLLGHTNQEDAGLEVHQFYPLVKVQCSPELRFFLCSMYAPVCTVLDQAIPPCRSLCERARQGCEALMNKFGFQWPERLRCENFPVHGAGEICVGQNTSDGSGGAGGGPTAYPTAPYMPDLPFTALPPGAADGRGRAAFPFSCPRQLKVPPYLGYRFLGERDCGAPCEPGRANGLMYFKEEERRFARLWVGVWSVLCCASTLFTVLTYLVDMRRFSYPERPIIFLSGCYFMVAVAHVAGFLLEDRAVCVERFSDDGYRTVAQGTKKEGCTILFMVLYFFGMASSIWWVILSLTWFLAAGMKWGHEAIEANSQYFHLAAWAVPAVKTITILAMGQVDGDLLSGVCYVGLSSVDALRGFVLAPLFVYLFIGTSFLLAGFVSLFRIRTIMKHDGTKTEKLEKLMVRIGVFSVLYTVPATIVLACYFYEQAFREHWERTWLLQTCKSYAVPCPPGHFPPMSPDFTVFMIKYLMTMIVGITTGFWIWSGKTLQSWRRFYHRLSHSSKGETAACSHGWCVLQTHRRKTSDSPHQEEEATPLHSVQSIF, from the exons ATGCGGGGCCCCGGCGCGGCCGCGGCGCGCTCGCCCCTGGGCCTGTGCACCCTGGCGCTTGCGCTGCTGGGCGCGCTGCCCGCCGGCGCCGGGGCGCAGCCGTACCACGGCGAGAAGGGCATCTCGGTGCCGGACCACGGCTTCTGCCAGCCCATCTCCATCCCGCTGTGCACGGACATTGCCTACAACCAGACCATCCTGCCCAACCTGCTGGGCCACACGAACCAGGAGGACGCGGGCCTCGAGGTGCACCAGTTCTACCCGCTGGTGAAGGTGCAGTGTTCTCCCGAGCTGCGCTTCTTCCTGTGCTCCATGTACGCGCCCGTGTGCACCGTGCTGGACCAGGCCATCCCGCCGTGCCGCTCCCTGTGCGAGCGTGCCCGCCAGGGCTGCGAGGCGCTCATGAACAAGTTCGGCTTTCAGTGGCCCGAGCGGCTGCGCTGTGAGAACTTCCCCGTGCACGGCGCCGGCGAGATCTGCGTGGGCCAGAACACGTCCGACGGctcggggggcgcgggcggcggcccCACGGCCTACCCCACTGCGCCCTACATGCCGGACCTGCCCTTCACCGCCCTGCCCCCGGGGGCAGCTGACGGCAGGGGCCGCGCTGCCTTCCCTTTCTCGTGCCCCCGCCAGCTCAAGGTGCCCCCCTACCTGGGCTACCGCTTCCTGGGCGAGCGCGACTGCGGCGCCCCGTGCGAGCCGGGCCGAGCCAACGGCCTGATGTACTttaaggaggaggagaggcgCTTTGCCCGTCTCTGGGTGGGCGTGTGGTCGGTGCTGTGCTGCGCCTCGACGCTCTTCACGGTGCTCACCTACTTGGTGGACATGCGGCGCTTCAGCTACCCCGAGCGGCCCATCATCTTTCTGTCGGGCTGCTACTTCATGGTGGCCGTGGCGCACGTGGCCGGCTTCCTGCTGGAGGACCGCGCCGTGTGCGTGGAGCGCTTCTCAGACGACGGCTACCGCACGGTGGCGCAGGGCACCAAGAAGGAGGGCTGCACTATCCTCTTCATGGTGCTGTACTTCTTCGGCATGGCCAGCTCCATCTGGTGGGTCATCCTGTCGCTCACCTGGTTCCTGGCAGCCGGCATGAAGTGGGGCCATGAGGCCATCGAAGCCAACTCGCAGTACTTCCACCTGGCCGCGTGGGCTGTGCCCGCTGTCAAGACCATCACCATCCTGGCCATGGGCCAGGTGGACGGGGACTTGCTCAGCGGGGTGTGCTACGTGGGCCTGTCCAGCGTGGATGCGCTGCGGGGCTTCGTGCTGGCGCCCCTGTTCGTCTACCTCTTCATTGGCACGTCCTTCCTGCTGGCCGGCTTCGTGTCCCTCTTCCGTATCCGCACCATCATGAAGCACGACGGAACCAAGACCGAGAAGCTGGAGAAGCTCATGGTGCGCATCGGCGTCTTCAGCGTGCTCTACACGGTGCCAGCCACCATCGTCCTGGCCTGCTACTTCTACGAGCAGGCCTTCCGCGAACACTGGGAGCGCACCTGGCTCCTGCAGACGTGCAAGAGCTACGCGGTGCCCTGCCCGCCTGGCCATTTCCCGCCCATGAGCCCCGACTTCACTGTCTTCATGATCAAGTACCTGATGACCATGATCGTGGGCATCACCACCGGCTTCTGGATCTGGTCCGGCAAGACTCTGCAGTCTTGGCGCCGCTTCTACCACAGACTCAGCCACAGCAGCAAGGGGGAGACTGCG GCTTGCTCACATGGCTGGTGTGTTTTACAAACACACAGAAGGAAAACCAGTGACAGTCCTCACCAGGAGGAGGAAGCCACGCCGCTGCACTCTGTGCAGAGCATCTTTTAA